A window of the Gossypium hirsutum isolate 1008001.06 chromosome A03, Gossypium_hirsutum_v2.1, whole genome shotgun sequence genome harbors these coding sequences:
- the LOC107887856 gene encoding uncharacterized protein, whose protein sequence is MERLIKANIVKFDDTPGKGNPLPNHTDKGVNAIIENMGRKVKLNIAEVRTPLKLVWKEMKKRGLAPQGLGDKIQDTRNYCEFHHKKDHEIQNCIEFRALVQGLMDNKELEFLESIKEENICSLEGESNEEGCRASRPVIIMSKPRISEVEARFTPRVIIQKPTASPYKDSRRVPWNYNCSIAVPEKKGSINMPNTEAEPVKGKHVMLKQEVERSEPLVNEPVMENEANEFLKFLRHSEYSVVEQLHQQSDRISVLALLLNSEVHRNALMKVLNETYVVDDISVNKLDRLVGNISADNFISFSDDEIPPGRRGSTKALHVTTRCKGYTLPGVLVDNGSALNVLPWAMLNRLPIDSSHMKTCQNIVRAFDGTERKVMGRIEVPLQIGPNTYEVDFLVIDIKPSYNCILGRPWIHSAGAVPSSLHQKLKMVIEGRLITINTEEDIIASYTSDAPYVENDNEAVECSFRSLKFVNTTFIAEGSRIRYLRYQGLQK, encoded by the coding sequence TTGCGGAGGTGAGAACCCCATTGAAGCTAGTTTGGAAGGAAATGAAGAAGAGAGGTTTAGCCCCGCAGGGATTGGGGGATAAAATCCAAGATACAcgaaactactgtgagttccatcataAGAAAGATCACGAGATCCAGAATTGTATTGAGTTCAGGGCCCTAGTACAGGGTCTAATGGATAATAAGGAATTGGAGTTCCTCGAGTCTATCAAAGAGGAGAATATTTGCTCTCTAGAAGGAGAGTCAAATGAAGAAGGCTGCAGAGCCAGTCGTCCAGTGATAATTATGTCGAAGCCCAGAATTAGTGAAGTAGAAGCAAGATTTACACCAAGAGTTATAATCCAGAAGCCAACAGCTTCCCCTTATAAAGATAGCCGTAGGGTACCTTGGAATTATAATTGTAGTATAGCAGTTCCAGAGAAGAAGGGTTCGATTAACATGCCAAACACAGAAGCCGAACCAGTAAAAGGGAAACATGTCATGCTCAAGCAAGAAGTAGAGAGATCAGAACCACTGGTTAATGAGCCAGTAATGGAAAATGAAGCTAATGAGTTCTTGAAGTTCTTAAGACACAGCGAGTATAGTGTTGTGGAACAACTACACCAACAATCAGATCGCATATCTGTATTGGCTCTGCTGTTAAATTCAGAGGTCCACCGCAACGcattgatgaaagtgttgaacGAAACTTATGTTGTAGATGACATTTCGGTTAACAAATTGGATCGTCTCGTCGGTAACATAAGCGCTGACAATTTCATCTCCTTCAgcgatgatgagataccgccagGGCGTAGGGGGTCTACTAAGGCTCTGCATGTCACTACACGTTGCAAGGGGTATACGCTACCCGGAGTACTAGTTGATAATGGGTCCGCATTGAACGTATTGCCTTGGGCTATGTTAAACCGTTTACCTATAGACAGTTCCCATATGAAGACGTGTCAGAACATagtaagagcatttgatggcacagaAAGAAAAGTAATGGGAAGGATAGAGGTACCTCTTCAGATTGGCCCAAACACGTACGAGGTAGATTTTCTCGTGATAGATATTAAACCTTCCTATAACTGTATAttaggaagaccttggattcattcagcTGGGGCAGTGCCATCCTCGCTGCACCAGAAGCTAAAGATGGTTATTGAGGGACGGCTAATAACAATAAATACGGAGGAAGACATTATTGCGTCATATACCAGTGATGCACCCTACGTAGAGAATGACAACGAAGCGGTTGAATGTTCATTTCGATCGTTAAAGTTTGTAAACACAACATTTATAGCTGAAGGAAGCAGGATCCGATACCTAAGATATCAGGGGCTACAAAAATGA